The following nucleotide sequence is from Methylotenera sp. G11.
TGATGGTCAACAGTCCGCTTTGCCCTACTGCCCGGCCGGTGTTGGCATCATATTTGACCATTCTCACGACTACACGGTTAATTGCTACCGGCGTGCCGTTCTGCACCACTGCAAATAAATTACCGGCATTGTCAGCTTGCGCTGCGGATTGTATATATTTAGCCGGATTACGCGGCAGGTCTATTTTAACGGCGCGTGCGATGGCGTCTTTGCCTATGTCGGAATTGGAACCGGCGGCCACCTGGTAATGCTGCAATGCGCCATTGATGTCACCACGCTCTTCGGCGAGCTGCCCCAGCATGGCATGCCCGGGTGCTGTCGGCAGCAGTTCATTGGCACGCTTCAGGAATGGTTCGGCTTCGGCTTTCTTGCCCATGTTGAACAGTGCAATGCCGCTTTGAATGTGCGGTTTGAAATAGTCGGGCTGCATCTTGATGGCTTTGTCGTAAAACGCCAGGGCTTCCTGCGGTTTTTTCTGGGTCAGGGCAATGTCGCCCAGCAGTTCCTGAAAGCGCGCTTCGCGCGGTTCAATGGCAATCGCCTGGTTGGCCAGTGTCCTGGCTTTGTCGATATTTTTTTCATTGAGTGCTTTCACCGCTTCGTCATAGGCTTTGTAGGCGCCTTGCGTGGCCCTGAGCTTTGCAGTTTTCTGCGCATAGATGTCCTTGCCCAGTTCGCCGCCGGCACCTATCTGTGCCAGCGTGGCTTTGTTGGCGGCTACCCGGTCAGGTGAAGGCGGGTGGCTAGCGAACAGGCCCTCGATGAAATTGCTCTTTCTGCCTTCGCTCAATCGCACGAAGGTTTCCTGCAAGGTGACTGCGGCGGCAGGGTTGTAACCGGCCTTTTTCATATACTGCATGCCGTAAAGGTCAGACTCGCTTTCGGCATCACGGCCGTACTTGCTGCTGATGAGCTGGCCGCCGACCTGTGCGCCGCCTACGATCAGGTTTGCGAAGTCGGTATTCTGCGCACCGATGCCGACGGCAATCATAGCGCCTTGCATGAGCATGCCGCGTTCCATGCCTTTTGCGCCATGGCGGGCTGCAGCATGCACCATTTCATGACCCATGACCGCTGCCAGCTCGGCTTCGCTGTTCAGTTCGTACAGCAGGCCGCGATTAAAGGCGATTTTGCCGCCCGGCATGGCCCATGCATTGGGCACGGAGTCGTTAATGATCTTGTATTCATAAGGCAGTTTACGGTCAGAAACGGCAGCCAGTTTATCGCCTACACTTTGCACATAGGCCGTCAGTTCAGGGTCCAGCACATAGTCGCCACCCTGCGATTGACGGGTAGGGGAATAGTTCTGGGTGCCGAGCGCGATTTCCTGCGATTCTGACACCAGCTGGAACTCATGTTTCTTGGTAACCGGATTGACGCCGCAGTTGCTGACCGTGAGTGTCAGGGCCAGTAGCGATAAAGTCGATATATAGTGTGGCAGCTTGCGTTTCATGATGGCTAACTCGTCATTTCTTTTAAAAGTAGCGTAGATAAAGTCCGGATCATCGGTGGGTCATTGGTAAAGCTGATGTTGGCGGATGTAATCAAACACACTGTCCGGCATCAGGTAGCGCACCGAATCGCCATGCTTGAGTGCATGGCGAATGGCCGTCGATGAAATATCCAGTGCCGTGATCTGGCGCATGGTGACCAGCCCTGATGGCTGCTGATGCAGGTCATCGCTGTTTTCGGTGTAGTGGTTGTGCAGGAATATTTCCAGCGGTTTTGACAGCTGGTGTTCATGGCCGCGCACTTGCGGCCGTTGTACCAGCGCAATATGGCAATGCTGGATGATTTCCTGCCAGCGGTGCCAGGTGTCAAATTTTGTGAAGGCATCACTGCCCATGAAGAGCGTGATGCTGGCTTGCTGGCCTAATTCTTCACGCAGGCTGAGCAGGGTGTCTACAGTGTAGGAAGCGCCAGCCCGGTGCAGCTCGCGGCCATCAAAAACGAACGTGCCGTTGCCGGCAATTGCGAGTTTTACCATGGCAGCACGCTGGTCAGCGCTGATCGCGGGAGCATCCTTGTGCGGCGGGTTGGCTGCCGGTATGAAGCGCACCGTGTCCAGGTTTAGTGCGTCAGCAAGCTCCTGCGCCATGCGCAGGTGCCCGAAGTGGACAGGGTTGAACGTGCCGCCGAGAATGCCGATAACCGGCGTTCCGCTTGTTCTGGCGCTAGGGTCTGGTGCAGCGTTCAACGTGCCGTACTTTCGTTTATGCGCGAACCTGACCGTCGCCCAGCACTACATATTTCAGCGAGGTCAGGCCTTCAAGGCCTACCGGGCCGCGTGCGTGCAGTTTGTCGGTCGAGATGCCGATTTCTGCGCCAAAACCATATTCAAAGCCATCGGCAAAGCGGGTGGAGGCATTGACCATAACGCTGCTGGAATCGACTTCGCGCAGGAATTTTTTGGCTTTGGTGTAGTTTTCGGTCACAATCGCTTCAGTGTGCTGCGATGAATGTTCGTTGATATGCTCGATCGCTTCATCCAGGCCGCTCACGACCTTGCATGAAATGATCGCGTCCAGGTATTCGGTGTAATAATCTTCTTCAGTTGCAGGAATGGCCTGCTTCACCAGTTTGCAGGTTTCGGCGCAACCGCGGATCTCGATGCCGTGACTGATCAGCATGTCTGCCAGCTTAGGCAGCATGGCTGTGGCAACAGAACGTGCAACCAGCAATGATTCTGCCGTGTTGCAGGTGCCTAAACGCTGTGTTTTGCTGTTTTCCAGTATACGCAGCGCTTTGTCAAAATCCGCATCGTCATCCACATAAACATGGCAGTTGCCATCCAGGTGCTTGATCACCGGAATGCGCGCATCGTTGGAAATGCGCTCAATCAGGCCCTTGCCGCCGCGCGGCACGATCACATCCACGTATTGCTTCATGGTGATCAGTTCGCCTACTGCGGCGCGGTCCGTTGTTTCCACCACCTGTACCGCAGTGGTTGGCAGGCCTGCCGCTTCAAGGCCTTCGTGCACGAGTTTTGCCAATGCCTGATTGCAGTGGATGGCTTCAGAGCCGCCGCGCAGAATCGCGGCATTGCCTGACTTGATGCATAAGCCTGCGGCATCAACAGTCACGTTAGGGCGTGCCTCATAAATAATACCGATCACGCCGAGCGGTACGCGCATCTGCCCGATCTGGATACCGCTTGGGCGGTATTTGAAATGGCTCATTTCACCGATAGGGTCGGCCAGGCTGGCAATCTGCGTGAGGCCTTCTGCCATGCTGGTGATGGATTTTTCAGTGATGGTCAGGCGGTCTAGCATCGCGGCTTCAAGGCCGTTTGCGCGCGCAGCATCGAGATCGAGCTTGTTGGCTGCAAGCAAGGCCGCTTTTTCACGCAATATTGCCCTGGCAATGGCATTGAGCGCGATGTTTTTCTGGTTGGTATCGGCACTGGCCATCTGACGCGAGGCTTTGCGTGCTTCAATACCGATGTTTTGCATGTATTGTTGAATGTTCACAGGATTTACTGTCGCTATAAAAAACTAATTAGATGATTATACGCTTTTTGCAAATGGCATGAATTTCGTAAAGGGATTATTTTAGCCACAGATGAACACAGATAAACACAGATTACTTCTCAATTATTTGCATCAGATTTGGCTACAGAAATTACATCATTAATAACTATACTCATTAAATTAGTTTTTTTATCTGTGTGAATCTGTGTTCATCTGTGGCAGATATGGTTTTGTGAATCAGCGTCCTTTTACTTTCGCCAATCCAAAACATAACCTCGATATTTCCAGCCAGGCATCACCCGGCATTACGCCTTTGGCGGTACGGTCAATATCCGCCAGCTTTTGCAGCGCAGCTTCAAGCTGGCGCAAGCTTAAGCGTGAGAGTGCACGTTTTACCAGCGCCTGCCTGTCGCCGTAGATGCGGGCACTGGCCATGGCATTGCTGATATTCTCGCCGCGCATTTCGGCCTGCTTGATGCGTACCAGCGGCCGCAGTACCCACATCAGCGGGTTCATGACGGCTACCGCATTCTCGCCTTCATCCTGCAGCCCCTGCAAGATGCGTACGGTGCGCTCTGCATCGCCTTGCAACACGGCTTCGCCAAGCTGGAACGCATCATAGCGTGAGACATTCAGCACGGCTTCGCGTACCGTTTCATCCGAGAGTTCGCCTTGCGGGTAGAGCAGCCCCAGCTTTTGCACTTCCTGGTTGGCGGCAAGCAGGTTGCCTTCTACCTGATGCGCCAGGAATTCCAGCGTCTGTGAACCAGTGTGCTGTCCCTGCTGTGCGAGCCTGTTGGCAATCCACTTCGGAAGGCTGGCTGCATCAACTTCATTGAGCGTGATGGTCTGAGCATGTGTTTCCAGCGCATTGAACCACGCGCTGTTTTTGGCATCCCGTTCCAGGGCGGGCAGTATGATGACAAGCGTTGTGTCCGGTATGGCTTGCATAGCCAGCGCCTGCAGTGCTTTGCCGCCATCTATGCCGGGTTTTCCTGACGGAATGACGAGTTCCAGCAGGCGGCGGCTGGCAAACAGGGAGATGGATTGGCCGTAGTGCTGGAGTTGCTGCCAGTTGAAATTGCGTTCAGCGGTTAAGCTTGTGCGTTCGTCAAAGCCTTGGGCGCGCGCAGCAGCACGGATTGCATCCAGGCATTCGCGCTGTGCCAGCGGTTCGTCACCTACCAGAACATACAGCGCGCGCAGGCCTTGCTTGAGGTGCGATTCCAGTTGAGCCTGGGCTAAGCGCATAGGCGTTATTTCTGGTCGGCAGGCGGTTTGAACGCGGTCAGGCGGCGCAGCAGTTCGCGTACGGCATCATTGCGCATATCCGAGTTCAGCCTGGCTTCTTCTTCGGCTTTGCCGAGCAAAGCATCATCGCTATAAGAAAAGTCGCGGCGTCCGCGTATCGTCTGTACCGGCCCCCACGTCGGGCTGCTGGCGTAGCGCACCCTGAAGTTCAGCAGATAGATCAGCTCAAACTCACGCACCAGACCGCCGCCACTCAAGGACTGGATGCGTTTCTGGTTGCTTTCGCTCAGCAGTTCAAGCAGCAGTTCCGCATCGTCCGCTTTATCAACGACCTGAACGCCATTGGTTTTGAAAGAGCGTGCGAGATCCCTGGAAATACTCAGCTTGCCACCCTGGATATACAGGTTCTTGAACGAAAGGTCGGCGGCTCCCCTCAGCTGAAAACCGCAGGCGGCCAGCGCAAGCGCCAGTAACATGACTGCACCGGTTACAGTGATTCTGCGCAAGCTGCTCAGGGGGAGGGTGTTTTGCATGGTTTATCCTACTACAACGTTAATGAGTTTGTTTGGAACCACAACGATTTTACGCACAGACATGTTTTCTTCAATGTATTTTTGTACGCAAGGTTGCGCCAGAGCCAGCTTTTCAATGTTTTCCTTGGATTCTGATTTAGCAACACTGATGCTGCCGCGCAGTTTGCCATTGACCTGGATCACGTATTCGATGCTATCCTGCACCATGGCTGCCTGGTCAGCAGCAGGCCATGCGGCATCCAGAATATGTGAGTTCGGGCATAGCTCGCTCCATAGCGCCTGGCACACGTGCGGCACGATAGGCGACAGTAATAGCGCCACGTTCTGCAGCACTTCCTGCCGGACCTGGCGGGTGATTTCATCGGTGCCTTCGATTTTTGCCAGTGCGTTCATCAATTCCATCACGGATGAAATCGCCGTGTTGAAACTGTGGCGACGGCCGTAATCGTCGGCCACTTTTTCAATGGTTACATGCAACTGGCGGCGCAGGTTCTTAAGGTCAGCATTCAGTTCACCTGTGCTGTAAGCTGTGATGGTGCCTGATTCAATGTGATCGTATACCGCTTTCCACAAACGCTTCAGGAAGCGGTGCGCTCCTTCAACACCGCTGTCTGCCCATTCCAGGCTCTGCTCGGGCGGTGCCGCAAACATCATGAACAGGCGCGCTGTATCCGCACCGTAAGTATCAATCAGCTCCTGCGGGTCTACCGTGTTGCCTTTGGATTTACTCATCTTGGTGCCATCTTTCAGCACCATGCCCTGCGTCAGCAGGTTGGTGAATGGCTCATCGTTTTGCAGCAAGCCGGCATCACGCATCAGCTTGTTAAAGAAACGTGCATAAAGCAGATGCAGGATCGCATGTTCAATGCCGCCAATGTACTGGTCAACCGGCAGCCAGTAATTGGCGCGCTCGTCAGCCATGGCGGTTGTACTGTCAAAGCTGGCATAACGTGCGAAGTACCATGAAGATTCAAAGAACGTGTCCAGCGTATCGGTTTCGCGCGTCGCTTTGCCGCCGCAAGTCGGACAGCTGGTTTCATAGAAGCCAGGATCTTTTTTGATAGGTGAGCCTACGCCGTCCATCACTACATCTTCTGGCAACACCACTGGCAACTGTTCAGCTGGTACCGGCACTTCGCCGCAGCTCGGACAGTGGATAATAGGAATCGGGCAGCCCCAGTAGCGCTGGCGTGAAACACCCCAATCGCGCAGGCGGTATTGGGTGCGGCGCTTGCCCAGGTTTTTGGCTGACAAAGCTGCTGCAATCGCAGCGCTGGCAGCGTCAAAATCCAGGCCGTTAAATTCGCCTGAATCAAACAGCACGCCATGCTCCGTCATTGGCAGGGCATCAATGTCTGCATGTTTGATGACTGCTTTGATCGGCAGGCTGTATTTTCCGGCAAATTCAAAGTCGCGTTCGTCATGTGCCGGAACCGCCATCACGGCGCCTTCGCCGTAACTGGCCAGCACATAGTTGGCAACCCATACCGGCAATTGTTGGCCATTGAGCGGGTGTGTCACGAACAGGCCGGTAGGCATGCCTTTTTTCTCGGCGGTGGCAACGTCGGCTTCAGCTACGCTGCCGCGTTTGCATTCGGCAATAAACTCGGCCAATTCCGGGTTGTTCTCTGCGGCAAGCGTTGCCAGTGCATGTTCTGCTGCCACGGCCACATAAGTTGCACCCATCAAGGTATCTGGCCGTGTGGTGTAAACCTTGAGGTTGCCATCTTGGCCGACGATAGGGAACTCAACCTCGCAGCCGTAGCTTTTGCCGATCCAGTTGCGCTGCATGGTTTTAACCTGTTCAGGCCAGCCATCAAGCTTATCCAGGTCATTAAGCAGTTCTTCAGCATAAGCGGTAATTTTCATGAAGTACTGTGGAATGTCGCGTTTTTCAACCAGCGCACCACTGCGCCAGCCGCGGCCGTCAATCACCTGTTCGTTAGCCAGCACCGTGCCGTCAACCGGGTCCCAGTTCACGGTTGAGGTTTTTTTGTAGATGAGGCCTTTTTTGAACAGTTCGGTAAACAGCCATTGTTCCCATTTGTAGTATTCCGGCTTGCAGGTCGCGATTTCGCGCTGCCAGTCCACGCCCAGGCCTAACTGCTTGAGCTGGGTCTTCATGTGTTCGATGTTGCTGTAAGTCCAGGCGGCAGGGGCGGTGTTGTTTTTAATCGCAGCATTTTCAGCCGGCAGGCCGAACGCATCCCAGCCCATAGGCTGCATGACGTTAAAGCCTTTCATCTTGTGAAAGCGGCTCAGTACATCGCCAATCGTGTAGTTGCGCACGTGACCCATGTGCAGGCGGCCACTAGGATAGGGGAACATGGATAAGCAGTAGTATTTAGGCTTGTCGGATTGCTCTGATGCGGCGAAAGTTTGTTTATCTTCCCAATATTGCTGAGCGGATTGTTCGATTTCTTTGAATGGGTATTGCTGTTGCATGAGTGTGGCTTAATTAGATGGTTTTATGATTGTGTGATTATACCTTTGGCGGGTGAATAATGCGATTTCTCGTAATATCATTCCCGCGGAGGCGGGAATCTAGGTAAGGAGCATTATTAAAGTAGCTTGATTGGTGGAATGAAATGTTACTAGGTATGTTAAGTACGTCGGTCTCGCCCGACAGTCGAGTTTCTTTCTTTTGCTTAGCCAAAAGAAAGAAACCAAAGAAAAGGCTACCACCTCCCGCTTTAGTCCTCCATTTTAAATCAATCTTGAGCGGCAGTCAGAAACTCGCTAACGCTCAAACAGCTGACTACCGAATACCCTCAAGATTAATTTAAAATGGAGGCGCGGCAGAAGTGGTTAGGGGTGAGTGTTGGAAGTGAATGATTTTTGAACAACTGTGTGCTGGGTGAGGTAATGCTTCCCCCTTTGTAAAAGGGGGATTGAGGGGGATTTTGTAGCCCCCTTGTAGAGATTATTTCAATGCGGTGAAGATGCTGTCGCGAATCACGTTCATGTCGCCCAGACCATTCACAAACACATGTTTAGGTGCGCCTTGCTTGCCGCTGTTGGCCCAGTCTGTGTAGTATTGCACCAGCGGTTTGGTCTGGCTGTGGTAAACCTCCAGGCGTTTTTTAACGGTTTCTTCCTTGTCGTCTTCACGCTGCACCAGGTCTTCACCGGTCACGTCATCTTTACCGGCTGTTTTTGGCGGGTTGAATTTAACGTGGTAGGTACGGCCACTGGCAGGGTGTGAGCGGCGGCCGCTCATACGTTCTACAATCGCTTCATCCGGCACGTCGATTTCAACAACGTAATCAATGCCTACGCCGGCTTCTTTCATGGCCTCAGCCTGTGGAATCGTGCGCGGAAAGCCATCAAACAGGAAGCCGTTGGCGCAGTCAGCGTCTTTGATGCGCTCACTCACCAGGCCGATGATCACGGCATCCGGCACCAGGCCGCCGCTGTCCATGAATGATTTTGCTTCCAGCCCCAGTGGTGTGCCGGCTTTTACAGCGGCACGCAGCATATCGCCGGTGGAGATCTGCGGAATGTTGAATTTTTCTTTGATAAAAGTGGCCTGGGTGCCTTTGCCGGCACCCGGTGCGCCTAGAAGAATGATACGCATTGAAGTTTTCCTAAAGGTTAATGGTTAAATTTTCTGCAATTATACTGAAAATCTTATAAACCGCCGATGCACGCCGATAAACGCCGATATTCCTTTATAAAAATATTTTTAAATATATCTGCCACGGCAGATTGCAAAATTTTCGTCTTGAAATAGCACCAGTTTTTACTTGTTTTTATCGGCGGTTAAATTGTTTTTTCATTCATGTGGTTAGCAATCATTACAAAATCCGCCACATGCAGATTTTCTGCGCGCTGCTGCGAGTCTATATTCAGCGCGGTAAACCCTTCATCATCCAGCAAGCCTTTGAGCGTGTTGCGCAGGGTTTTGCGGCGCTGGCCAAAAGCGGCGGTCACGACTTTGGCAAACAGTGCTTCATCGTTGGCAACATAAGGCAGCACGGCATGAGGTACGCAGCGCACGAAAGCAGATTCGACTTTTGGCGCCGGGTCAAACGCCTCTGGCGGCACTGTAAACAAATACTCCATCTGCAGGCGATATTGCAGCATCACGCTGAGCCTGCCGTAAGCGGCTGTGGAAGGTTCTGCCACCATGCGCTCGACCACTTCTTTCTGCAGCATGAAGTGCATGTCGGTGATGTGTTTGACGTTATCCAGCAGGTGGAACAGGATAGGCGTTGAGATATTGTAGGGAAGATTACCCACCACTCTTAGATTTTCACCCAGTGAGCCAAAGTCAAATTTCAGCGCGTCGGAGTTGTGTATGGTGATACTGTTTTTTGCGTATTCTTTCTGCATCCAGGCAATGATGTCGCGGTCAACTTCCACCACATGCAGCATGTTCAGTTTTTGCAGCAGGGGCTTGGTGAGTGCACCCAGGCCCGGGCCGATTTCCACCATCAGGTCATCTGCCTTGGGTGAAATGGCATCTACCAGGCTATCGATCACACCCTGGTCAGTAAGGAAGTTTTGGCCGAAGCGTTTTTTTGCGATGTGTTTCATGAAAACACCTGAGTAGTCACAGATGAACACAGATGAACACGGATTGAGTTTGATAAATAATGAATGTTACTTCTAGAATGTAATGCTTGTGAGCTTAAGGTGGTAGGCATGGTTTTTATCAGTGTGTATCTGTGTTCATCTGTGGCAAATTTGATTTTTTGAAAGCTGAATCGCCAGATCAATCGCGGCAAGCATGCTGCCGATTTCGATGTTGCCGCTGCCGGCTAAATCCAGTGCCGTGCCATGGTCAACCGAGGTGCGGATGATGGGCAAGCCCAGTGTAACATTGACGCCTTCGCCAAAGCTGGCGTGTTTGAGCACCGGCAGGCCCTGGTCGTGGTACATCGCAAGCACCGCATCAGCCTTGCTTAAATGATGTTTCGCAAACAGGGTGTCGGCAGGCAGCGCGCCCACAAGGTTCATGCCTTCTGCGCGCAGCTTTTCCAACACCGGGTTGATGATTTCGATTTCTTCGCGTCCCAGGTAACCATCTTCGCCGGCATGCGGATTAAGGCCTGCCACCAGTATGCGCGGGTTTGCGATACCGAATTTTGTCACCAGGTCATGGTGCAGGATGCGGGTGGTGGTTTCCAGGCCGCTGCGGGTAATGGCTTGCGGCACATCCTTTAACGGCAGGTGCGTGGTAGCCAGCGCTACGCGCATGCCGCCGCCAACCAGCATCATGACGACCTGGGCGGTGTCGGTGAGCTCCGCCAGGTATTCGGTATGGCCGCTGAAAGGGATGCCGGCATCATTGATGACCCCTTTATGGACAGGTGCGGTGACCATGGCGTCAAAAAGGTTTGCCTGGCGATGGTCAGGCATGCAGCCCAGCGCTGCAATTTTCAGCGTATCCAATACATAGCCACTGTTTCTGGCGTCGAGGGTGCCGGCAATCGCCGTGTCATTCAGGGCTCGGTGCAGCACGGTCAGCGCGCCGTTGCCTGCGTGCGCCTGGTGTTCGTTTGCGGTAAACGGGATGATATTGATTGCCGTGCCGATTTGTTCAGCACGCGCCAGCAGCATCTCGCGATCTGCGATGATGACGATCTGTGCATCTAAAGCTTTGTGCGCGAGCATCACGCACAGGTCGGGACCTATGCCTGCGGGTTCGCCTGCGGTGATGACAATACGGGGTAGCATGTTGTTTATGAGGTCACGCGTAATTAAGTAACTGGGTGTAATTAAATAGGTGTAATTAATAACCGGATGCAGCCAATGGCTTAGAACTTGTCTTCAAGCCGGTATTCTACATAAGCGCGGTCACGTAATTCACGTATCCAGTCCTGATAGGCTTCATCTGCCTTGCGCGCGCGAATTTCCTGTCGTGCCTTGAGGCGCGCAGCTTCTTTGCTCATGTCCTGTTTGCGGCGTTCGAGCACCTGGATGATATGCCAGCCGAACGGGCTGCGTACCGGTTCGCTGATCTGGTTGTCTTTGAGTTCATTCATGGCTTTCTCAAACTGCGGAACGGTATCCCCAGGGTTCACCCAGCCAAGGTCGCCGCCATTGGATGCGGAACCGTCTTCAGAGAACTGGCGTGCGAGGACTTCGAATTTTTCGCCATTATCCAGGCGGTCTTTGATGCTATCCATTTTCTGCTTGCCATCTCTTTCGGACACGATTTCAGAAAGCTTGATCAGGATATGGCGTGCGTGCGTCTGCTCAATTACCAGCGGAGAGTTGCCGCCACGCTTGCTGATCAGTTTCAAAATATGGAAACCGTTCGGGCTGCGCAGGGCTGGCGAGATGTCACCGGCCTGCATATTCTTCAAGGCATCCAGGAACAGCGTCGGCAGCTGCGCGGCAGCTTTCCATCCCAGGCTGCCGCCTTCAAGCGCATTGGGCGCGTCAGAATAGCTTGCCGAAACCTTGGCAAAGCTGGCGCCATCCTGCAGCGCTTTGATCGCTTCTTCAATTTTGGCTTTGGCTTTCTGTATATCTTCGGTGGAGCCTTCTTCCGGCGTGCGGATCAGGATATGCGAGATTTCGAATTCATCGCGGTTTTCATTGCTGGAAGCCTGGGTTGTCAGGAAGTTATCGATTTCGGATTCGCTTACGTTCACGCGGCTCTCGACTTCGCGTTCGCGCAGGCGCGCGATGGTGATTTCATTACGGATGTCAGACCTGAATTTAGTCATGCTGATGCCATCGGCATTTAATGCATCGGCAAATTCCTTCATGCCCATTTTGTTCTGTTCCACGATCCGCTCTATGGTTTTATCAAGCTGGTTATCATCGACCTTAAGGCCGGTCTGTGCGGCATATTGCAATTGCAGCGCATCGGAAATCAAACGTTCCAGCACCTGTTTGCGCAGGATATTTTCCGGAGGCAGTTCCGCTCCCTGCTTTGTCAGCTGTGCAGTCAGTATGCGGATGCGGTTTTCCAGTTCCTGTTCTGTAATCACGGACTGATCGACGATGGCGACGATGCGGTCCATTTTCACGATTTCAGCCGCAGATGCGGAGAAATGGCTGATGCTCAGGATGCTGAATAATAGAATTTGAATGAATATACGCAACATGGTTACTCGTAATATGGTTGTTGATAGGTGTCAGGTATCAGCCCGGCGCTGACATAGCCTGGGATATTGCGCTGGATGACTTTGAGCGGGTTGGCGCCGATGGACGCAAGCCCGCCTAGCTCAAGCTGGAAAAATAAGGCATAGTTGGCTTCCGCGGTCGCGGTACTGACGCGCTGTATGACGCTGCGCGCCTGCCAGCATCCGGCATCATACTCCAGGCCGCCGATAGTTTCGATGATCCTGCTTTCCCTGAATGAATAGTTGGCGCGGCC
It contains:
- a CDS encoding LPS-assembly lipoprotein LptE → MQNTLPLSSLRRITVTGAVMLLALALAACGFQLRGAADLSFKNLYIQGGKLSISRDLARSFKTNGVQVVDKADDAELLLELLSESNQKRIQSLSGGGLVREFELIYLLNFRVRYASSPTWGPVQTIRGRRDFSYSDDALLGKAEEEARLNSDMRNDAVRELLRRLTAFKPPADQK
- the nadD gene encoding nicotinate-nucleotide adenylyltransferase, producing MNAAPDPSARTSGTPVIGILGGTFNPVHFGHLRMAQELADALNLDTVRFIPAANPPHKDAPAISADQRAAMVKLAIAGNGTFVFDGRELHRAGASYTVDTLLSLREELGQQASITLFMGSDAFTKFDTWHRWQEIIQHCHIALVQRPQVRGHEHQLSKPLEIFLHNHYTENSDDLHQQPSGLVTMRQITALDISSTAIRHALKHGDSVRYLMPDSVFDYIRQHQLYQ
- the adk gene encoding adenylate kinase; translated protein: MRIILLGAPGAGKGTQATFIKEKFNIPQISTGDMLRAAVKAGTPLGLEAKSFMDSGGLVPDAVIIGLVSERIKDADCANGFLFDGFPRTIPQAEAMKEAGVGIDYVVEIDVPDEAIVERMSGRRSHPASGRTYHVKFNPPKTAGKDDVTGEDLVQREDDKEETVKKRLEVYHSQTKPLVQYYTDWANSGKQGAPKHVFVNGLGDMNVIRDSIFTALK
- a CDS encoding glutamate-5-semialdehyde dehydrogenase; the protein is MATVNPVNIQQYMQNIGIEARKASRQMASADTNQKNIALNAIARAILREKAALLAANKLDLDAARANGLEAAMLDRLTITEKSITSMAEGLTQIASLADPIGEMSHFKYRPSGIQIGQMRVPLGVIGIIYEARPNVTVDAAGLCIKSGNAAILRGGSEAIHCNQALAKLVHEGLEAAGLPTTAVQVVETTDRAAVGELITMKQYVDVIVPRGGKGLIERISNDARIPVIKHLDGNCHVYVDDDADFDKALRILENSKTQRLGTCNTAESLLVARSVATAMLPKLADMLISHGIEIRGCAETCKLVKQAIPATEEDYYTEYLDAIISCKVVSGLDEAIEHINEHSSQHTEAIVTENYTKAKKFLREVDSSSVMVNASTRFADGFEYGFGAEIGISTDKLHARGPVGLEGLTSLKYVVLGDGQVRA
- the leuS gene encoding leucine--tRNA ligase; amino-acid sequence: MQQQYPFKEIEQSAQQYWEDKQTFAASEQSDKPKYYCLSMFPYPSGRLHMGHVRNYTIGDVLSRFHKMKGFNVMQPMGWDAFGLPAENAAIKNNTAPAAWTYSNIEHMKTQLKQLGLGVDWQREIATCKPEYYKWEQWLFTELFKKGLIYKKTSTVNWDPVDGTVLANEQVIDGRGWRSGALVEKRDIPQYFMKITAYAEELLNDLDKLDGWPEQVKTMQRNWIGKSYGCEVEFPIVGQDGNLKVYTTRPDTLMGATYVAVAAEHALATLAAENNPELAEFIAECKRGSVAEADVATAEKKGMPTGLFVTHPLNGQQLPVWVANYVLASYGEGAVMAVPAHDERDFEFAGKYSLPIKAVIKHADIDALPMTEHGVLFDSGEFNGLDFDAASAAIAAALSAKNLGKRRTQYRLRDWGVSRQRYWGCPIPIIHCPSCGEVPVPAEQLPVVLPEDVVMDGVGSPIKKDPGFYETSCPTCGGKATRETDTLDTFFESSWYFARYASFDSTTAMADERANYWLPVDQYIGGIEHAILHLLYARFFNKLMRDAGLLQNDEPFTNLLTQGMVLKDGTKMSKSKGNTVDPQELIDTYGADTARLFMMFAAPPEQSLEWADSGVEGAHRFLKRLWKAVYDHIESGTITAYSTGELNADLKNLRRQLHVTIEKVADDYGRRHSFNTAISSVMELMNALAKIEGTDEITRQVRQEVLQNVALLLSPIVPHVCQALWSELCPNSHILDAAWPAADQAAMVQDSIEYVIQVNGKLRGSISVAKSESKENIEKLALAQPCVQKYIEENMSVRKIVVVPNKLINVVVG
- the holA gene encoding DNA polymerase III subunit delta; its protein translation is MRLAQAQLESHLKQGLRALYVLVGDEPLAQRECLDAIRAAARAQGFDERTSLTAERNFNWQQLQHYGQSISLFASRRLLELVIPSGKPGIDGGKALQALAMQAIPDTTLVIILPALERDAKNSAWFNALETHAQTITLNEVDAASLPKWIANRLAQQGQHTGSQTLEFLAHQVEGNLLAANQEVQKLGLLYPQGELSDETVREAVLNVSRYDAFQLGEAVLQGDAERTVRILQGLQDEGENAVAVMNPLMWVLRPLVRIKQAEMRGENISNAMASARIYGDRQALVKRALSRLSLRQLEAALQKLADIDRTAKGVMPGDAWLEISRLCFGLAKVKGR
- a CDS encoding M48 family metalloprotease codes for the protein MKRKLPHYISTLSLLALTLTVSNCGVNPVTKKHEFQLVSESQEIALGTQNYSPTRQSQGGDYVLDPELTAYVQSVGDKLAAVSDRKLPYEYKIINDSVPNAWAMPGGKIAFNRGLLYELNSEAELAAVMGHEMVHAAARHGAKGMERGMLMQGAMIAVGIGAQNTDFANLIVGGAQVGGQLISSKYGRDAESESDLYGMQYMKKAGYNPAAAVTLQETFVRLSEGRKSNFIEGLFASHPPSPDRVAANKATLAQIGAGGELGKDIYAQKTAKLRATQGAYKAYDEAVKALNEKNIDKARTLANQAIAIEPREARFQELLGDIALTQKKPQEALAFYDKAIKMQPDYFKPHIQSGIALFNMGKKAEAEPFLKRANELLPTAPGHAMLGQLAEERGDINGALQHYQVAAGSNSDIGKDAIARAVKIDLPRNPAKYIQSAAQADNAGNLFAVVQNGTPVAINRVVVRMVKYDANTGRAVGQSGLLTINGVAAGKRNQVAVGARVNNAKEVGLYKVVVESAELAQ
- the rsmA gene encoding 16S rRNA (adenine(1518)-N(6)/adenine(1519)-N(6))-dimethyltransferase RsmA produces the protein MKHIAKKRFGQNFLTDQGVIDSLVDAISPKADDLMVEIGPGLGALTKPLLQKLNMLHVVEVDRDIIAWMQKEYAKNSITIHNSDALKFDFGSLGENLRVVGNLPYNISTPILFHLLDNVKHITDMHFMLQKEVVERMVAEPSTAAYGRLSVMLQYRLQMEYLFTVPPEAFDPAPKVESAFVRCVPHAVLPYVANDEALFAKVVTAAFGQRRKTLRNTLKGLLDDEGFTALNIDSQQRAENLHVADFVMIANHMNEKTI